In Persicimonas caeni, a single window of DNA contains:
- a CDS encoding HAL/PAL/TAL family ammonia-lyase: MSRALALDPHHSVTVQQAIDVVRGRRRVELSPAARERMLASRELLDRMVAEKRRVYGVTTGYGPLATQYIDPAQSAELQRKLIYHLATGVGEPFAPVYVRALMFARAVSLSRGASAVRPRAVELILDCLEHDILPVIPSLGTVGASGDLTPLAHMALALLGEADVMYDGQRRPAAEVFDEVGLEPLDIAHKEGLGLVNGTSAMTGLALVNQTDTDRAFDLALRLAVLYAELLEGRREAWDPLLGRLRPHPGQGSVHERLMALSASSARLQPIPDEPARLDLAGDGPVDHGRDLPQDAYTLRCIPQLFGAVLDTLDFHGQTVARELDSVTDNPVFDVENGRVVHGGNFYGQHISFASDALSNAIIKLAVHAERAVARVTDPTLNGGLPAFMQGNHTGLNSGFMGAQVTASALIAEMRTKSSPASIQSVPTNANNQDVVTMGTISALRASQLLERLYEVLAIEAMVLVQGFELVGGFERDDFCESSQNIAHWVRARSAFVDEDRSLSAEIQSLAKALKTTPTIP, translated from the coding sequence ATGAGCCGAGCGCTCGCACTCGACCCGCATCACTCCGTCACCGTCCAACAAGCCATCGACGTCGTTCGCGGCCGCCGCCGCGTCGAGCTGAGCCCCGCCGCACGCGAACGCATGCTCGCCTCGCGCGAGCTGCTCGACCGCATGGTCGCCGAAAAACGCCGCGTCTACGGCGTGACCACCGGCTACGGGCCGCTGGCGACCCAATATATCGACCCCGCCCAGTCCGCCGAGCTGCAGCGCAAGCTGATCTACCACCTGGCCACCGGCGTCGGAGAGCCCTTCGCCCCGGTCTACGTGCGCGCTCTGATGTTCGCTCGGGCGGTGAGCCTGTCGCGCGGCGCCTCGGCGGTGCGGCCGCGGGCCGTCGAGCTCATCCTCGACTGCCTCGAGCACGACATTTTGCCGGTGATCCCCTCGCTCGGCACCGTCGGCGCCAGCGGCGACCTGACTCCGCTGGCCCACATGGCCCTGGCGCTCTTGGGCGAGGCCGACGTCATGTACGACGGCCAACGCCGTCCGGCGGCCGAGGTCTTCGACGAGGTCGGCCTCGAGCCGCTCGACATCGCCCATAAAGAAGGGCTGGGACTCGTCAACGGCACCTCGGCGATGACCGGCCTCGCGCTGGTCAATCAAACCGACACCGACAGGGCCTTCGACCTCGCCCTGCGCCTGGCCGTCCTCTACGCCGAGCTGCTCGAAGGCCGGCGCGAGGCGTGGGACCCGCTGCTCGGCAGGCTGCGCCCGCACCCCGGCCAGGGGAGCGTCCACGAGCGCTTGATGGCGCTCTCCGCGTCGAGCGCGCGCCTCCAGCCCATCCCCGACGAGCCCGCGCGCCTCGATCTGGCTGGCGACGGCCCCGTCGACCACGGCCGCGATCTGCCCCAGGACGCCTACACGCTGCGCTGTATCCCGCAGCTCTTCGGCGCCGTACTCGACACCCTCGACTTCCACGGCCAGACCGTCGCCCGCGAGCTCGACTCGGTGACCGACAACCCCGTCTTCGACGTCGAAAACGGCCGCGTCGTCCACGGCGGCAACTTCTACGGCCAGCACATCTCGTTTGCCTCCGACGCGCTGTCCAACGCCATCATCAAGCTCGCCGTGCACGCCGAGCGCGCCGTCGCCCGCGTCACCGACCCCACGCTCAACGGCGGCCTGCCCGCCTTCATGCAGGGCAACCACACCGGGCTGAACAGCGGCTTTATGGGCGCGCAGGTCACCGCCAGCGCCCTCATCGCCGAGATGCGCACCAAGTCGTCGCCCGCCTCCATCCAGTCGGTGCCCACCAACGCCAACAACCAAGACGTCGTCACCATGGGCACCATTTCCGCGCTGCGCGCCTCGCAGCTGCTCGAACGGCTCTACGAAGTACTCGCCATCGAGGCGATGGTGCTCGTGCAGGGCTTCGAATTGGTGGGAGGGTTCGAGAGGGACGACTTCTGCGAGAGCTCACAAAATATAGCTCATTGGGTGAGGGCGCGCAGCGCCTTCGTAGATGAAGACCGGTCACTGTCGGCCGAGATCCAGTCCCTCGCAAAGGCACTCAAAACAACGCCCACGATCCCGTGA